The Rhizoctonia solani chromosome 14, complete sequence genome has a segment encoding these proteins:
- a CDS encoding CHAT domain protein, translated as MAEKVNERLMTIEINELIPSLSIEIIPELIGNNSAELIILEGSGPKARAIEATPTQPNIYPSSFTGRTGDIDFLAQFICVALYIYQLDVFVSNKFTELNNFEVVRKRSLDMEDFGINNNEGTATNALSNDTRLGSASKGCGSDIRRSIEDLSHEELYDLGKSYLDRLGRLGELGDMGKAMKYAKHTFSSTPDGHPDLQTRLAQLGACYSDRFKRLGELNDMEKALMREDATTFDFNACSSSTPDQHSNLSGLCADLGASYINRYRRLGEASDSDKAIEYMNSALSFTPNDHPDLPRRHSNLGASYGDRYRRLGKPNDLEESMKWITRAVELAPKDCSYLPALIANLGGTYNSRYRRLGELDILEKAIEHRLCALELTPNGHPDLPVRHGLWRDKILKIICFPYDANLGLSYRDKYRHLAGIGDLNKAIKSHSSALKLTPNNHPDLPDRYSNLGVSYYDRYHRLGKFCDLEKSIKCDHHALLLTPGNHPDFSRRQADMGVSYSAPYRRTGKLDALEKAIEYHSRAVALTPNCHPHSSARHTNLGAAHGDRYKRLGELANLDKSIEHALYTLTFTPDSHPDLPLRYGNLGVAYLTWYSRLREPADIQTSIEHMTSALLLTPEDHSNLSYWYTTLGVSYSDQYDSLGESADFKKAIEHLSHALGLTPNGHTDLRHRYAALGVAYRSQYRHIGEWVSLEKAIEYDDIALTLTPEGHPGLSLRHFCWATNYRLAYQHTSDPSYLNTSMDLFREASRLPNSAPRELFNYAVIWARFARTFGHLSCIEAFRVTIDFLPQFIWLGATTSQRYYDLSLAEGLPVIAGCAAIRASEGSLALEWLEHTRCVVWSQSLMLRSPLDDLKSSYPYLGNQLQEAAKRLRYASSDSPHMRNISEANTLELRQHLARQYDELLAQVRNQAGFKNFLRPAKSDVLLHAARYGPIAVINCFEVHCDALLLIPGCEDIIHIPLPDFTGVKAHKFRSEMEKSIRSRRSNERGVERRPVKEEEVDFQSALSDLWYNIVKPVLDFLGYTNNPGIATENMPHITWCPTGILSFLPLHAAGDYEQPGSRVFDYVISSYTPTLAALLNTTTSTLRRNSRVLIIGQEATPGHQQLPGTIKELEYIVGHMKGRVNHSKLSGSQATTMTVLNAMEQHDWVHLACHAHQSVQDPTESGFFLHDGILDLALINRRSFKDKGLAFLSACQTATGDETLPDEAIHLASGMLMAGYRSVIATMWSVVDDDAPFVADEVYARLIRDGKIDNGEVGKALHYAVAELRDKIGEKEFNRWVPYIHVGS; from the exons ATGGCGGAGAAGGTTAATGAGCGTCTGATGACCATTGAGATTAATGAATTGAT CCCGAGTCTTAGCATAGAG ATAATCCCAGAGCTTATCGGTAACAACTCAGCCGAATTGATTATTCTGGAGGGCTCGGGACCAAAAGCAAGAGCAATTGAGGCTACACCCACGCAACCAAACATATACCCTTCAAGTTTCACAGGACGTACAGGTGA CATTGATTTCCTGGCTCAGTTTATCTGTGTTGCCTTGTATATATACCAACTCGACGTATTTGTCTCCAACAAGTTTACGGAGTTAAATAATTTCGAAGTCGTGAGAAAGAGGTCACTGGACATGGAGGACTTTGGGATC AATAATAATGAAGGTACAGCCACAAATGCCCTGAGTAATGATACAAGGCTTGGGAGTGCATCCAAAGGATGTGGCTCGGACATTAGGCGCTCCATTGAGGATTTGA GTCATGAAGAGCTGTATGATTTAGGAAAGTCTTACCTTGATCGACTTGGTCGTCTCGGAGAACTGGGTGACATGGGCAAGGCAATGAAGTATGCGAAACACACATTTTCTTCCACTCCAGACGGACACCCAGACCTCCAAACACGACTCGCTCAGCTAGGAGCCTGCTACAGTGATCGATTTAAGCGCCTTGGAGAATTAAATGACATGGAGAAAGCG CTGATGCGGGAAGATGCTACCACGTTCGATTTCAACGCTTGCAGCAGCT CAACTCCCGATCAGCATTCGAACTTGTCAGGCTTGTGTGCTGATCTAGGGGCGTCGTATATCAACCGTTATCGACGGCTGGGCGAGGCTAGTGACTCGGATAAGGCAATCGAGTACATGAATAGTGCACTTTCATTCACCCCGAACGACCATCCAGACCTACCACGCCGACATTCTAACCTAGGAGCGTCGTACGGCGATCGATACAGACGCCTAGGAAAACCTAATGACCTTGAAGAATCAATGAAATGGATTACTCGTGCAGTTGAACTTGCTCCCAAAGATTGCTCCTATTTGCCAGCATTGATCGCTAATCTAGGGGGAACATACAACAGTCGATATAGACGCCTAGGAGAGCTTGACATCCTCGAGAAAGCAATAGAGCACCGCTTATGTGCACTCGAACTCACTCCCAATGGGCATCCAGATTTGCCGGTTAGACATGGACTATGgcgtgataagatcttgaaaatca TATGCTTTCCTTA tgatgcCAATCTCGGACTTTCATACCGGGATAAGTATCGGCACCTAGCCGGAATTGGCGACCTCAACAAAGCTATCAAAAGCCACTCTTCTGCACTCAAACTTACACCTAACAATCACCCAGACCTACCAGATCGGTATTCTAATCTTGGGGTGTCATACTATGATCGATATCACCGCTTGGGGAAGTTCTGTGACCTGGAGAAATCAATCAAATGCGATCACCATGCGCTTCTACTTACTCCTGGCAATCATCCAGACTTCTCACGCCGGCAGGCAGACATGGGAGTGTCATATTCTGCCCCGTACCGACGCACAGGAAAGCTTGATGCCCTTGAGAAGGCAATAGAATACCACTCCCGTGCAGTTGCGCTGACTCCCAACTGCCATCCACATTCGTCAGCACGACACACAAACCTAGGGGCAGCACACGGCGATCGATACAAACGCTTAGGCGAACTTGCCAACCTCGACAAAAGCATCGAACATGCCTTATACACACTCACATTCACCCCTGACAGTCATCCTGACTTGCCACTACGGTATGGGAATTTAGGGGTAGCATATCTTACGTGGTATAGCCGTTTGAGAGAACCCGCAGATATCCAGACATCAATTGAACACATGACATCTGCTCTCTTGCTCACCCCTGAGGATCACTCAAATTTGTCATACTGGTACACTACTCTCGGAGTCTCATATAGTGATCAATACGACTCCCTAGGCGAATCCGCTGACTTCAAAAAAGCAATCGAACATCTCTCACACGCACTCGGGCTCACCCCCAACGGTCACACAGACCTCCGACACCGTTATGCTGCTCTTGGAGTGGCATACAGGAGTCAATATAGACACATCGGTGAATGGGTCAGCTTAGAGAAAGCTATCGAATACGACGATATTGCACTCACACTCACTCCTGAGGGGCACCCGGGTCTGTCCTTGCGGCACTTCTGTTGGGCCACGAACTACCGCCTTGCATATCAGCATACGAGTGATCCCTCCTACTTGAATACCTCAATGGACTTGTTCCGCGAAGCCTCCCGACTACCGAATAGCGCACCACGTGAATTGTTTAACTATGCAGTCAtttgggcacggtttgctcGGACATTTGGCCATCTTAGCTGCATTGAAGCTTTCCGTGTGACCATCGACTTTCTTCCTCAATTCATCTGGCTTGGCGCCACTACCAGCCAGCGATACTATGACTTGTCGTTGGCAGAAGGGCTACCTGTAATAGCTGGATGTGCCGCTATCCGGGCGTCGGAGGGCAGCCTGGCCCTTGAATGGCTTGAGCATACACGATGCGTCGTATGGAGCCAAAGTCTAATGCTTCGATCCCCGCTGGACGACCTCAAATCGTCATATCCATATCTTGGTAATCAGCTCCAGGAAGCTGCCAAAAGGCTCCGCTATGCAAGCTCTGATTCCCCACACATGAGAAATATATCTGAGGCGAACACATTGGAGCTTCGACAACACCTAGCTAGACAATATGATGAGCTGCTAGCTCAAGTACGCAATCAAGCTGGGTTCAAGAACTTTCTTAGACCAGCTAAATCTGATGTCTTACTCCATGCTGCTCGATACGGACCCATCGCTGTCATTAACTGCTTTGAAGTTCATTGTGATGCGCTTCTTCTCATACCCGGGTGCGAGGATATTATTCACATTCCTCTTCCCGATTTTACTGGCGTGAAGGCTCATAAATTTCGCTCCGAAATGGAGAAATCTATTAGGAGTAGGCGATCAAATGAGCGGGGGGTCGAGCGCCGGCCTGtaaaagaggaagaagtggaCTTCCAAAGCGCACTTtcggacctatggtacaacaTTGTTAAACCCGTACTGGACTTCCTTGGATATACA AATAATCCTGGTATAGCTACTGAAAATATGCCTCATATAACATGGTGTCCGACTGGGATATTGTCGTTCTTGCCGCTGCATGCTGCTGGTGATTACGAACAGCCAGGGTCGAGAGTGTTTGACTATGTCATATCATCTTACACGCCCACTCTGGCTGCTCTACTCAATACAACCACTAGCACATTGCGTCGTAACTCCCGAGTGCTTATCATTGGCCAAGAGGCTACACCGGGTCATCAGCAGCTTCCAGGCACCATTAAAGAGCTCGAGTATATCGTAGGCCACATGAAAGGGAGAGTGAACCACTCGAAGCTTTCGGGAAGTCAAGCGACTACGATGACAGTACTCAACGCGATGGAGCAGCATGACTGGGTTCATCTCGCTTGTCACGCTCACCAGAGTGTACAGGATCCAACCGAGAGTGGATTCTTCCTCCATGATGGTATTTTAGATCTCGCGTTGATAAACCGAAGGTCATTCAAGGACAAAGGTCTGGCCTTCCTATCAGCTTGTCAGACTGCGACGGGAGATGAAACGCTACCGGACGAAGCCATACATCTCGCGTCTGGCATGCTCATGGCCGGATATCGGAGTGTGATTGCAACCATGTGGTCTGTGGTGGACGATGATGCGCCGTTTGTGGCAGATGAGGTGTATGCACGGTTGATACGGGATG
- a CDS encoding PQ-loop repeat-containing protein 1: MDQPTGCKPHHDLFTLVLSSGLITGLILSYVPQHSIIIRNKTSEGLSPWYLLLGSTSAAAGFINVLTLQWGLVRCCKHITAGACLESVLGVIQVFFQWFMFSGIFVLYLLYFPAHLKFVTIKPQPHPGHAPECDCETCELALKGEYIESTSEWKMSVVLACIVAAHFLISLFTTFFVVLNDDRDLGDNTTPPSRRVTAWATFLGLSSTILCLVQYTPQLYRTWHAKTVGSLSIPMMCIQTPGAVLMVLSIALRQEPSPVEGTDWTSWATYAAAGIMQGMLLLMCLRWKRRQTKLGIDDYGRPIAANGQDERAPLLGPN; this comes from the exons ATGGACCAACCTACAGGATGTAAACCG CACCATGACTTGTTTACCCTTGTACTTTCGTCTGGACTCATCACAGGACTCATTTTGTCATACGTGCCTCAA CATTCGATCATAATTAGAAACAAGACATCGGAAGGGCTGAGCCCTTGGTATCTATTATTGGGAAGTACATCAGCGGCGGCGGGATTCATCAACGT TCTCACATTGCAATGGGGCCTTGTTCGATGTTGTAAACACATT ACAGCTGGTGCTTGTCTGGAGTCTGTTCTGGGCGTTATTCAAGTGTTTTTCCAATGGTTTATGTTTTCTGGAAT TTTCGTACTTTATCTCCTCTACTTCCCCGCTCACCTCAAATTCGTCACCATCAAGCCACAGCCACACCCCGGGCATGCACCAGAATGCGACTGTGAAACATGTGAactagcgcttaagggcGAATATATAGAATCTACAAGCGAATGGAAGATGAGCGTCGTGTTAGCATGCATAGTTGCAGCACATTT CCTCATCTCATTGTTCACTACTTTCTTTGTCGTTCTCAACGATGATCGCGACCTGGGAGATAATACTACGCCTCCTAGCCGCCGTGTGACCGCCTGGGCAACATTCCTGGGGCTGTCATCGACCATACTCTGCCTAGTCCAGTATACCCCTCAACTGTATCGAACATGGCACGCTAAGACCGTTGGATCCCTGAGTATTCCAATGATGTGTATTCAGACTCCAGGAGCCGTGCTGATGGTTCTCAGCATTGCACTCAGGCAAGAACCATCCCCAGT GGAGGGTACTGACTGGACATCTTGGGCAACATATGCAGCAGCTGGAATCATGCAAGGCATGCTTTTGCTCATGTGTCTGCGTTGGAAACGTCGCCAGACCAAGCTCGGGATTGACGACTATGGCCGACCCATCGCAGCCAACGGCCAAGATGAGCGTGCGCCACTTTTGGGACCCAACTAA